In Candidatus Stygibacter australis, the sequence CAGATTGATGGCTGCTGATGTGGATGGCAGTTCGGACATCGATAGTTATGATGCCTCACTGATCATGCAATATTTCGTGGGATTGATTTCGGAATTTCCTGTAGAACAATAGGAAAGGAAAATTTCTGTTGACAGTATTAAATAGAAAATAACTATTAAGAAGAGGAGTATTATTATATGAAGAAAATTTTAATATTTGTGGCAGTCTTGATGTTCACCTGGCTGCTGGCTGGTGATATCAAAGATATTTCCATCGATGGTGGCACCTATACCGTTAATGCTGGAGACAGTCTGCGGATATATGTTAATGCCAATGATATTTCTCTGGATATGCGGGTTATAGCCTTTCAATTTGATGCCTATTATGACAGCACTCTTGTGAAATATATCACTCATAAACCAGGTGACCTGTTTGAGAATGCCATGCTGATGGCTAATGGTAAAGAAACAGGAATGCTTAAGGTGGCGTGCAGTCACTGGCAGCCTCAGGAAGGTAGTGGAACTCTGGTGGAATTGATCTTTTTTGCCCTTACCCCCGGAGAAACCCATTTGCAGTTTGATAAATTTAAAATGAACTCTGATACTATGACTCAGGTCTATGATGCAGATATTAAAATTCTGCCAGTCAGATCTGAGCGTAAGAAAAAATAAACCAGGAAGGGATCATGAAAAAAATAATTATTATAATATGCCTGTTTGCAGCAATAAGTCTGTTCGCTGATCTTCAAGACGCAGAGATCATTGTATCCTCGGGAAGTGTGAATGCAGGAGAAAGTATCACAATCGATATTTCTACTACAGAATTGATCGAAGATTTTGATGTGATAAGTTTCCAGTTTGAGATGGAATATAATTCAGAAGCTGTCACCTATGAGGACTATGCTGAAGGTGATATATTTCTTGATGGAATGCTGCTGGTCAATGAAACGGAACCTGGAAGTCTTCGTGCTGCTTATAGTCATTATGAAGCGCAAACTGGTTCTGGAGTTTTAATTAGACTTACTTTTTCAGGTATTGCTGATAGCACGATCCTTGATATTCATGACTTCAAATATAATGCTACTTCGATTGAAAATACTACTGATGGAACTATTGTTGTCATAAATAATGATATCACAGAGGATATTCCTGCTCAAATAACGCAGGTGGGCATTCAAAGCATTAGCCCAAATCCCTTTAATCCCAGCACTACGATCAATTTCCTTGTCCCCGATGGTGAGACTGCTGTAACTCTTAATATCTATTCCGTAAAAGGTCAGTTGGTTAAGAGATTTCATCTAAATGGTCTGGCATCAAATTCGCTATCAAGCATTAACTGGCAGGGTGTTGATGAGCACGGCAGGGACGTAGCCAGCGGAATATATTTCTGTGAGGTGAAAGGAGCAACCAGCAAAGCTTGCAGCAAAATGCTGCTGCTGAAATAGAGAATTTTCGGGCTGCTAAGGCAGCCTTTTTTTATGGAAAATAAATCCTTCAGGCTGGGAGATAATATCAAAGAAGTCACCGGCTTCAAGAAACATAAAAAATTAAGAAGACCGCTTTTGGGAAGCAATATAACTGCAGGCTTCCCTTCCCCTGCTCAGGATTATATTGAAAAAACTATTGATCTTAATGAGCAATTGATCTCGCATCCTGTAGCCACCTTTTTTATCCGTGTGGAAGGTGATTCCATGATTGGGGCAGGTATTTTCCCTGATGATGTGCTGATAGTTGATAGAGCAATGAATGCCGTAAATAATAATGTGATCGTCGCTGTACTCAATAGTGAACTTACAGTAAAGAGATTAAGGATAACTGATGAATATTGGTCGCTT encodes:
- a CDS encoding cohesin domain-containing protein gives rise to the protein MKKILIFVAVLMFTWLLAGDIKDISIDGGTYTVNAGDSLRIYVNANDISLDMRVIAFQFDAYYDSTLVKYITHKPGDLFENAMLMANGKETGMLKVACSHWQPQEGSGTLVELIFFALTPGETHLQFDKFKMNSDTMTQVYDADIKILPVRSERKKK
- a CDS encoding T9SS type A sorting domain-containing protein yields the protein MKKIIIIICLFAAISLFADLQDAEIIVSSGSVNAGESITIDISTTELIEDFDVISFQFEMEYNSEAVTYEDYAEGDIFLDGMLLVNETEPGSLRAAYSHYEAQTGSGVLIRLTFSGIADSTILDIHDFKYNATSIENTTDGTIVVINNDITEDIPAQITQVGIQSISPNPFNPSTTINFLVPDGETAVTLNIYSVKGQLVKRFHLNGLASNSLSSINWQGVDEHGRDVASGIYFCEVKGATSKACSKMLLLK
- the umuD gene encoding translesion error-prone DNA polymerase V autoproteolytic subunit — protein: MENKSFRLGDNIKEVTGFKKHKKLRRPLLGSNITAGFPSPAQDYIEKTIDLNEQLISHPVATFFIRVEGDSMIGAGIFPDDVLIVDRAMNAVNNNVIVAVLNSELTVKRLRITDEYWSLVPDNPAYPEIIITEDTDFTVWGVVTYCIHKL